One Embleya scabrispora DNA segment encodes these proteins:
- a CDS encoding HemK2/MTQ2 family protein methyltransferase has translation MGIMEFVGAAPGQPTTMRMLRLPGVYRPQADTRLLASAFVEQGLHRAGQVLDVGTGTGAVALAAASATSAGCRVTAVDISRQAVWAARLNSAWRRGRVSVRRGDLLEPVAGRTFDVVLANPPYVPTEEENVPPRGRARAWDAGTDGRLVLDRLCTQVPRYLKPRGTLLVVHSALCGVGTTLGLLEAVGLHARVVARSLEPFGPVLSARAAFLEECGLIEPGCREEELVVIRGDFPQ, from the coding sequence ATGGGGATCATGGAGTTTGTCGGGGCTGCGCCGGGGCAGCCGACGACGATGAGAATGCTTCGTTTGCCCGGTGTGTATCGTCCCCAGGCGGACACCAGGCTTTTGGCCTCGGCGTTCGTCGAGCAGGGTTTGCATCGGGCCGGCCAGGTGTTGGACGTCGGTACCGGGACCGGAGCGGTGGCGCTGGCGGCGGCGTCCGCGACGTCCGCCGGCTGTCGGGTCACGGCGGTCGACATCTCCCGCCAGGCCGTGTGGGCGGCTCGCCTGAACAGCGCCTGGCGTCGCGGCCGCGTCAGCGTACGGCGCGGCGACCTGTTGGAGCCCGTGGCCGGCCGGACGTTCGACGTGGTGTTGGCCAATCCGCCGTACGTACCCACAGAGGAGGAGAACGTCCCTCCCCGTGGGCGGGCACGGGCCTGGGACGCCGGCACCGACGGGCGCCTCGTGCTGGATCGCCTGTGTACCCAGGTGCCGCGATACCTGAAGCCCCGGGGCACGCTCCTGGTCGTGCACTCCGCGCTGTGCGGCGTGGGGACGACGCTGGGGCTGCTCGAGGCCGTCGGCCTGCATGCGCGCGTGGTCGCCCGCAGCCTCGAACCATTCGGCCCCGTCCTGTCCGCGCGGGCGGCCTTTCTGGAGGAATGCGGCCTGATCGAGCCGGGCTGCCGCGAGGAGGAGTTGGTGGTCATTCGTGGCGACTTCCCCCAGTGA
- a CDS encoding N-acyl-D-amino-acid deacylase family protein has translation MDLVIRDARVIDGTGGASYRADVGLDGGRIREIRRSGDPRLSGRRTLDAGGLALAPGFIDMHAHSDLALLRDPDHSAKAAQGVTLEVLGQDGLSYAPVDDRTLAEVRRSITGWNGDGSDIDFDWRTVGGYLDRLDRNFGGQGIAVNAAYLIPQGTLRMYAMGWDGRPATDTELARMRQLVAEGMEQGAVGMSSGLTYTPGMYADDAELTELCRVVARYDGYYCPHHRSYGAGALQAYEEMVQLTKAAGCALHLAHATMNFGVNKGRAPDLLALLDSALEDGCDISLDTYPYTPGCTTLVAVLPSWASEGGPEATLARLRDDATAERIRHHLEEIGSDGCHGVPIEWDTIEMSGITDPGLEAYVGKTVARSAAERGEEPWITARRLLVGDRLGSTILQHVGHEENVRQIMRHRVHTGGSDGILQGDKPHPRAYGTFPQYLGRYVRELGVLSLEECVAHLTSRPAARLRLPDRGSIREGYRADLVLFDPDTVAAGSTFENPRVTPTGIPHVLIDGRFVIEDGRRTDVLAGKAIRRTRT, from the coding sequence ATGGACCTCGTCATTCGCGACGCACGCGTCATCGACGGCACCGGTGGTGCGTCCTACCGGGCCGATGTGGGTCTGGACGGCGGCCGGATCCGCGAGATACGGCGTTCGGGCGACCCTCGGCTGTCCGGCCGGCGCACCCTCGACGCGGGCGGCCTCGCGCTCGCTCCCGGCTTCATCGACATGCACGCGCACAGCGACCTCGCGCTGCTGCGCGACCCGGACCACTCCGCCAAGGCCGCACAGGGGGTGACGCTCGAAGTCCTCGGCCAGGACGGCCTGTCGTACGCGCCCGTCGACGACCGAACGCTCGCCGAGGTGCGCAGGTCGATCACCGGTTGGAACGGCGACGGCTCCGACATCGACTTCGACTGGCGCACCGTCGGCGGCTACCTCGACCGCCTCGACCGAAACTTCGGCGGACAGGGCATCGCGGTCAACGCGGCCTACCTCATCCCGCAGGGCACGCTGCGCATGTACGCCATGGGGTGGGACGGCCGCCCCGCGACCGACACCGAACTCGCCCGGATGAGACAGCTCGTCGCCGAGGGCATGGAGCAGGGCGCGGTCGGCATGTCGTCCGGGCTCACCTACACGCCCGGGATGTACGCGGACGACGCCGAACTCACCGAACTGTGCCGCGTCGTCGCCCGATACGACGGCTACTACTGCCCGCACCACCGCTCGTACGGAGCCGGGGCGTTGCAGGCGTACGAGGAGATGGTGCAGCTCACGAAGGCGGCCGGCTGCGCGCTCCACCTGGCCCACGCCACGATGAACTTCGGCGTGAACAAGGGCCGGGCCCCCGACCTCCTGGCCCTGCTGGACTCGGCGCTGGAGGACGGCTGCGACATCTCCCTCGACACGTATCCCTACACACCCGGCTGTACGACGCTCGTCGCCGTGCTGCCGAGCTGGGCGAGCGAGGGCGGCCCCGAAGCGACCCTGGCCCGGCTCCGGGACGACGCCACGGCCGAGCGGATCCGCCATCACCTGGAGGAGATCGGCTCCGACGGCTGCCACGGTGTCCCCATCGAGTGGGACACGATCGAGATGTCCGGCATCACCGACCCGGGGTTGGAAGCGTACGTGGGCAAGACCGTCGCCCGCAGTGCCGCCGAGCGCGGCGAGGAGCCGTGGATCACCGCCCGACGCCTGCTCGTCGGCGACCGGCTCGGCTCGACGATCCTCCAGCACGTCGGGCACGAGGAGAACGTCCGGCAGATCATGCGCCACCGGGTCCACACCGGCGGCAGCGACGGAATCCTCCAGGGGGACAAGCCGCACCCGCGCGCGTACGGCACCTTCCCGCAGTACCTCGGCCGGTACGTCCGCGAACTGGGGGTGCTGAGCCTGGAGGAGTGCGTGGCGCACCTGACGTCGCGCCCGGCGGCCCGGCTGCGCCTGCCCGACCGGGGTTCGATCCGCGAGGGATACCGCGCGGACCTGGTGCTGTTCGACCCGGACACGGTCGCGGCCGGCTCGACGTTCGAAAACCCGCGCGTTACGCCCACGGGAATCCCACACGTCCTGATCGACGGCAGGTTCGTCATCGAGGACGGCCGGCGTACGGACGTCCTGGCGGGAAAGGCGATCCGCCGAACCCGGACGTAG
- a CDS encoding amino acid deaminase, whose protein sequence is MAVDNAVGRLASLADERVDHRFKALPPDAEGLTVGELAAERRNLFTGGFTTPVLALSAESVEHNLALMETYAQRHGLAFAPHGKTSMAPQLFARQLEHGAWGITVAVPHQARVARAFGVSRVFLANELVDAAALRWLAAELHADPDFRFLCYVDSVRGVALMDAALRAAGARRPVEVVVELAAGEGARTGARTEGECAEIADAVAASPVLRLVGVAGYEGEVPRADGERVRAWLRRLTSLAAEFDKRGRFEQLDEIVVSAGGSAWFDAVADVFAELPALSRPVLKLLRSGAYVSHDDGHYRHITPFNRVPDEGALQPAFRLWAQVVSRPSATQAFVNAGKRDAAYDLDLPEAQVVRSARDGSVRPATGIAVTGLSDQHGWITTDAGAELEVGDWLGMGLSHPCTSFDKWQLIPLVAADGTVTDYIRTLF, encoded by the coding sequence ATGGCCGTCGACAACGCCGTCGGACGGCTCGCCTCGCTCGCGGACGAGCGTGTCGACCACCGTTTCAAGGCTCTGCCGCCGGACGCCGAGGGCCTGACCGTCGGCGAACTGGCCGCCGAGCGCCGGAACCTGTTCACCGGCGGTTTCACCACGCCGGTCCTGGCCCTGTCCGCCGAATCCGTCGAGCACAACCTCGCGTTGATGGAGACGTACGCGCAACGCCACGGCCTGGCGTTCGCCCCGCACGGCAAGACGTCGATGGCCCCGCAGCTGTTCGCCCGCCAGCTCGAACACGGCGCGTGGGGCATCACGGTGGCCGTCCCGCACCAGGCCCGGGTCGCCCGCGCGTTCGGCGTCTCGCGCGTCTTCCTCGCCAACGAGCTGGTCGACGCGGCGGCGCTGCGCTGGTTGGCCGCCGAACTCCACGCCGACCCGGACTTCCGGTTCCTGTGCTACGTCGACTCCGTGCGCGGCGTCGCGCTGATGGACGCCGCACTGCGTGCCGCCGGGGCACGCCGCCCGGTCGAGGTGGTCGTCGAACTCGCGGCGGGCGAGGGCGCCCGCACCGGCGCCCGTACCGAGGGCGAGTGCGCCGAGATCGCCGACGCGGTCGCCGCCTCCCCGGTCCTGCGCCTCGTCGGCGTCGCCGGCTACGAGGGCGAGGTGCCGCGGGCCGACGGCGAGCGGGTGCGTGCCTGGCTGCGCCGACTGACGTCCCTGGCCGCCGAGTTCGACAAGCGGGGCCGCTTCGAGCAGCTCGACGAGATCGTGGTCAGCGCGGGCGGCAGCGCCTGGTTCGACGCGGTGGCCGACGTCTTCGCCGAGCTTCCCGCCCTGTCCCGCCCGGTCCTGAAACTGCTGCGCTCCGGCGCGTACGTCTCGCACGACGACGGCCATTACCGCCACATCACGCCGTTCAACCGGGTCCCCGACGAGGGCGCGCTCCAGCCGGCCTTCCGACTGTGGGCCCAGGTCGTCTCCCGACCGTCCGCGACGCAGGCGTTCGTCAACGCCGGCAAGCGCGACGCCGCGTACGACCTCGACCTGCCCGAAGCACAGGTGGTGCGCTCCGCGCGCGACGGCTCGGTGCGCCCCGCCACCGGCATCGCCGTCACCGGCCTTTCCGACCAGCACGGCTGGATCACGACCGACGCGGGCGCCGAGTTGGAGGTGGGCGACTGGCTCGGCATGGGCCTGTCGCACCCGTGTACGTCCTTCGACAAATGGCAGTTGATCCCGTTGGTCGCCGCCGACGGCACCGTGACCGACTACATCCGCACCCTGTTCTAG
- a CDS encoding sugar kinase — translation MSAPETVDVVCLGESMVTFLPTSSGRLADVPSFERGIGGAESNVACALAAAGHRTRWLSRVGTDGFGDHLVEAVAAYGVDTSAVQRDRLRPTGIYFRTAGERATGDGDRATPGTATAVTPEGEAVAEVVYYRAGSAASAMSPRVVPDRDLWSGRILHLSGITAALSDDCLALLGEATRRRPGRPLVSFDVNYRVNLWDERRSVAAEPAVLLDLARGADLVFVGEDEAEAAWSIRGANAIRAALPEPGVVVVKQGGAGATVFTDDGPSVFVAALAVDIAAPVGAGDAFAAGFLSATLRGLPVRRRIRHGHLMAAAALTVAGDLAVPPPRAVADRLAALDDEAWGRLRLGPGWTEAAAVGADREVCTP, via the coding sequence GTGAGCGCGCCGGAAACCGTCGACGTCGTCTGCCTCGGCGAGTCCATGGTCACGTTCTTGCCCACAAGCTCCGGTCGCCTCGCCGACGTCCCGTCCTTCGAGCGCGGGATCGGCGGCGCCGAGTCCAACGTGGCGTGCGCGCTGGCCGCGGCCGGGCACCGGACACGCTGGCTCAGCCGGGTCGGCACCGACGGCTTCGGCGACCACCTGGTCGAGGCGGTCGCGGCGTACGGGGTCGACACGTCGGCCGTCCAGCGCGACCGGCTTCGTCCGACCGGCATCTACTTCCGCACCGCGGGCGAACGGGCCACCGGGGACGGCGACCGGGCCACGCCGGGCACGGCGACCGCGGTCACCCCGGAAGGCGAAGCCGTCGCCGAAGTCGTCTACTACCGCGCCGGCTCCGCCGCCTCCGCCATGTCACCCCGGGTCGTGCCCGACCGGGACCTGTGGTCGGGCCGCATCCTGCACCTCTCGGGCATCACCGCCGCCCTCTCCGACGACTGCCTCGCGCTCCTGGGCGAGGCGACCCGCCGCCGGCCGGGTCGGCCCCTGGTGTCCTTCGACGTCAACTACCGCGTGAACCTCTGGGACGAGCGCCGAAGCGTGGCGGCCGAGCCGGCCGTCCTGCTCGACCTGGCCCGCGGCGCCGACCTGGTCTTCGTCGGCGAGGACGAGGCCGAGGCCGCGTGGAGCATCCGCGGCGCGAACGCGATTCGGGCCGCGCTCCCCGAGCCCGGCGTCGTGGTCGTCAAGCAGGGCGGCGCGGGCGCCACCGTCTTCACCGACGACGGGCCGTCGGTCTTCGTAGCGGCCCTCGCCGTCGACATCGCCGCTCCCGTCGGCGCGGGCGACGCCTTCGCGGCCGGGTTCCTGTCCGCGACCCTGCGCGGCCTTCCGGTACGCCGGCGCATCCGCCATGGGCACCTCATGGCCGCCGCCGCGCTCACCGTCGCGGGCGACCTCGCCGTCCCGCCGCCGCGCGCCGTGGCCGATCGCCTCGCGGCCCTGGACGACGAGGCCTGGGGCAGACTGCGTCTCGGCCCCGGCTGGACCGAGGCCGCCGCCGTCGGGGCGGACCGGGAGGTATGTACGCCATGA
- a CDS encoding IclR family transcriptional regulator produces the protein MSQTVDRALSILPLLAQGPADLGQVAERLGVHKSTALRLLRTLHEHGLVYRQQDQRYRLGARLFALAQEAMENLDVREIAHPHLIALNEQCGHTVHLAVYEENEVLYIDKVESRYPVRMYSRVGKPVAITVAAVAKLLLGDLPEPERRAIAERLDYPMYTSRSIPNAAAFLRELATVREQGWATDLGGHEESINCIAAPVRGADGLVVAAMSVSAPNVVVTAEELLTLLPLVRRTADAITREYSGTAHPPR, from the coding sequence ATGAGCCAGACCGTCGACCGAGCGCTGAGCATCCTGCCGCTGCTGGCCCAGGGGCCCGCCGACCTCGGACAGGTCGCCGAACGCCTCGGCGTCCACAAGTCCACCGCGCTGCGCCTGCTCCGCACCCTGCACGAGCACGGCCTCGTCTACCGCCAGCAGGACCAGCGCTACCGCCTCGGCGCGCGCCTGTTCGCGCTCGCCCAGGAGGCCATGGAGAACCTCGACGTCCGCGAGATCGCGCACCCGCACCTGATCGCGCTCAACGAGCAGTGCGGGCACACCGTCCACCTCGCGGTGTACGAGGAGAACGAGGTCCTCTACATCGACAAGGTCGAGAGCCGGTACCCGGTGCGGATGTACTCGCGGGTCGGCAAGCCGGTCGCGATCACCGTCGCCGCCGTCGCCAAACTGCTCCTGGGCGACCTGCCCGAGCCCGAGCGGCGCGCCATCGCCGAACGGCTCGACTACCCCATGTACACGTCCCGTTCGATACCGAACGCCGCCGCGTTCCTCCGGGAACTGGCGACCGTCCGCGAACAGGGCTGGGCCACCGACCTCGGTGGCCACGAGGAGTCCATCAACTGCATCGCGGCCCCCGTCCGCGGTGCGGACGGTCTGGTCGTCGCCGCCATGTCGGTCTCCGCGCCGAATGTCGTCGTCACCGCCGAGGAACTCCTGACTCTGCTCCCGCTGGTACGCCGCACCGCCGACGCCATCACGCGGGAGTACTCGGGCACCGCCCACCCCCCGCGATGA
- a CDS encoding RidA family protein, translated as MSDKLEKTAITPSTHTAPPARFSHGVRKGNILQVAGQVGFLPAVEGQAPTPAGPTLREQTLQTFANVKAILEEGGASWDDVMMMRVYLTDTGHFAEMNEIYNAYFEEQGLTAPASARTTVYVGLPAGLLIEIDALAVLG; from the coding sequence ATGAGCGACAAGCTCGAAAAGACCGCGATCACCCCCTCCACCCACACCGCGCCGCCCGCCCGGTTCTCCCACGGCGTGCGCAAGGGCAACATCCTTCAGGTCGCCGGCCAGGTCGGGTTCCTCCCGGCCGTCGAGGGCCAGGCGCCCACCCCCGCCGGTCCGACCCTGCGCGAGCAGACCCTCCAGACCTTCGCCAACGTCAAGGCGATCCTGGAGGAGGGTGGCGCGAGCTGGGACGACGTGATGATGATGCGCGTCTACCTGACCGACACCGGCCACTTCGCCGAGATGAACGAGATCTACAACGCGTACTTCGAGGAGCAGGGCCTGACCGCGCCCGCCTCCGCCCGTACCACCGTGTACGTCGGCCTCCCCGCGGGTCTGCTCATCGAGATCGACGCGCTCGCCGTTCTCGGCTGA
- a CDS encoding GntP family permease encodes MSTLPASTPPPKSPPHTGGLLLLFDGTAALLTVATLGIALLLYLIIKVRLQPFVALLAVSIAVGLGAGLSVTELFGTVQKSAAVSVIESGMGGILGHVAIIIGLGTMLGAILEVSGGAEVLSTRLLNLFGEKRAPLAMGLTGLIFGIPVFFDVGIFVLAPIVYAAAKRSGKSILLYAMPLLAGLSMTHAFLPPHPGPVAAAGLFDVSLGWVILMGVVVGIPAVLAAWAYAAWIGKRIFVDVPHDMVEAALEAKAAVAAEQAASGIEPPEKPVALGTVLAIIGTPLILILGATFSSIAFDPSTPRSVIEFFGNPFVALTIALILAYYLLGIRRGWSRKSLETVSTASLKPVGNILLVVGAGGVFGAVLKASGIANALATTFDNVGLPVIVLAWLISVVLRVAQGSATVAIVATSGIVVPLVEGQDMSQAHLALIIMAISAGSIFASHVNDGGFWMVAKYFGISERDTLKSWTVLETVLSVAGFAVAALLSLVI; translated from the coding sequence CTGTCCACCCTGCCGGCCTCGACGCCGCCCCCGAAGTCCCCACCGCACACCGGCGGTCTCCTGCTCCTGTTCGACGGCACGGCCGCGCTGCTGACGGTCGCGACGCTCGGCATCGCCCTCCTGCTCTACCTGATCATCAAGGTCAGGCTCCAACCGTTCGTCGCGCTGCTGGCGGTCTCCATAGCGGTCGGCCTCGGCGCGGGGCTGTCCGTCACCGAACTCTTCGGTACCGTCCAGAAGTCCGCCGCCGTCTCGGTCATCGAATCGGGCATGGGCGGCATTCTCGGCCATGTGGCGATCATCATCGGCCTGGGCACGATGCTCGGCGCGATCCTCGAGGTGTCCGGCGGCGCGGAGGTGCTGAGCACCCGCCTGCTGAACCTCTTCGGGGAAAAGCGCGCGCCGCTCGCCATGGGTCTGACCGGCCTCATCTTCGGTATCCCGGTCTTCTTCGACGTCGGCATCTTCGTCCTGGCGCCGATCGTCTACGCCGCCGCCAAGCGCTCCGGCAAGTCGATCCTGCTGTACGCGATGCCGCTGCTCGCCGGTCTGTCGATGACCCACGCGTTCCTGCCGCCGCACCCCGGACCCGTGGCCGCGGCGGGGCTGTTCGACGTCTCGCTCGGCTGGGTCATCCTCATGGGCGTCGTCGTGGGCATCCCCGCCGTGCTGGCCGCCTGGGCGTACGCGGCGTGGATCGGCAAGCGCATCTTCGTCGACGTCCCGCACGACATGGTCGAGGCCGCCCTGGAGGCGAAGGCCGCCGTCGCCGCCGAGCAGGCCGCCTCGGGCATCGAGCCGCCGGAGAAGCCGGTCGCCCTCGGTACGGTTCTCGCCATCATCGGCACGCCGCTCATCCTGATCCTGGGCGCGACGTTCTCCTCCATCGCCTTCGACCCGTCGACCCCGCGTTCGGTCATCGAGTTCTTCGGCAATCCCTTCGTCGCCCTGACGATCGCGCTGATCCTCGCGTACTACCTGCTCGGCATCCGCCGGGGCTGGTCCCGCAAGTCCCTCGAAACGGTGTCGACCGCCTCGCTCAAGCCCGTCGGCAACATCCTGCTGGTCGTGGGCGCGGGCGGCGTCTTCGGCGCGGTCCTCAAGGCGTCGGGTATCGCGAACGCGCTCGCGACGACCTTCGACAACGTCGGGCTCCCGGTCATCGTCCTCGCGTGGCTGATCTCGGTCGTCCTGCGCGTCGCCCAGGGTTCGGCGACCGTCGCCATCGTCGCCACGTCGGGCATCGTCGTGCCGCTGGTCGAGGGCCAGGACATGTCGCAGGCCCACCTCGCCCTGATCATCATGGCGATCTCGGCGGGCTCCATCTTCGCCTCCCATGTCAACGACGGCGGGTTCTGGATGGTCGCCAAGTACTTCGGCATCTCCGAGCGCGACACCCTCAAGTCCTGGACGGTCCTGGAAACCGTCCTGTCGGTCGCGGGCTTCGCGGTCGCGGCGTTGCTGAGCCTGGTGATCTAG
- a CDS encoding MarR family winged helix-turn-helix transcriptional regulator, whose translation MTDAAPQPDPRLRLGEAATGGDSPHGPWLRSVIPPLRDLVRVSRDDRLLERVGHEAGVRVPTHLVLALTRIGDFQPVRLSDLADRMEVGRTTLSRQVAELVAAGFVRRTPDPDDARAAALELTDSGEDTSRKIWAAWSDVIAEVTRDWPESDREALPVLLGRLTSGLRTLTENGPKSPTR comes from the coding sequence ATGACCGACGCCGCCCCCCAGCCCGACCCGCGCCTCCGACTCGGCGAGGCCGCCACGGGCGGCGACTCGCCGCACGGACCCTGGCTGCGCTCGGTCATCCCGCCCCTGCGCGACCTGGTGCGCGTGTCCCGTGACGACCGCCTCCTCGAACGTGTGGGACACGAGGCCGGCGTACGGGTCCCCACGCACCTGGTGCTCGCCCTGACCCGCATCGGCGACTTCCAGCCGGTGCGGTTGTCCGACCTCGCCGACCGGATGGAGGTCGGTCGCACCACCCTCAGTCGCCAGGTCGCCGAACTCGTCGCAGCCGGATTCGTGCGGCGCACCCCCGACCCCGACGATGCCCGCGCCGCCGCCCTCGAACTCACCGACTCCGGCGAGGACACGTCGCGCAAGATCTGGGCGGCCTGGAGCGACGTCATCGCCGAAGTCACCCGCGACTGGCCCGAATCCGACCGCGAGGCCCTCCCCGTACTGCTCGGCCGCCTCACCTCGGGCCTGCGGACCCTGACCGAGAACGGACCGAAGTCCCCGACCCGGTGA
- a CDS encoding nuclear transport factor 2 family protein, protein MSDREQRAKTVANFWKGVDSHDWDLVASTLADDFVRIGMRDNEEDTCRGKDAYIAFVSGVIGRTRTHELRSRFTFLSDDGRYAFNEAVETITYAPGEQPLAMRFANYLELNDDGLIRKLDIFWKTPSTMPPDWITVDSIIGDEPTAETA, encoded by the coding sequence ATGAGCGACCGCGAACAGCGGGCGAAGACCGTCGCGAACTTCTGGAAGGGCGTCGACAGCCACGACTGGGACCTCGTCGCGTCCACCCTCGCCGACGATTTCGTCCGCATCGGCATGCGCGACAACGAGGAGGACACCTGCCGCGGCAAGGACGCGTACATCGCGTTCGTGTCCGGCGTGATCGGCCGCACCCGGACCCACGAACTGCGGTCGCGCTTCACGTTCCTCAGCGACGACGGCCGCTACGCGTTCAACGAGGCCGTGGAGACCATCACGTACGCCCCGGGCGAGCAGCCGCTCGCGATGCGCTTCGCCAATTACCTGGAGTTGAACGACGACGGGCTGATCCGCAAGCTCGACATCTTCTGGAAGACGCCGTCCACGATGCCGCCGGACTGGATCACCGTCGACTCGATCATCGGCGACGAACCGACCGCCGAGACGGCGTAG
- a CDS encoding winged helix-turn-helix domain-containing protein, whose product MLRIHFTAEDLARTRLATTVGAAAETYHSLELLHGPRRPLPFRAWRAEVAARLEAAPGPLTALLPVRGPGLDLRTLVGDSPSLDEGIENLLAVPGARLRAELAHLTFDPAYSTWVRDFLDGGLEPRREFAEALRATHDVTVAPFRERVRSHLEAARSRLTRTLLDSGVEGLLAGLYVPFIRWNPPVLEIRRRKDHDIVLGGRGLVIAPTLFVWRESVVLWDVQDETAPYVLAVPTVRDLRDGAALWQPGTGDDRALGALLGQTRAAALTVINDGCTTTELARRLNVSAASASQHATVLRNARLITTTRRGGAVLHALTSLGLELLGESPPRTPHPART is encoded by the coding sequence GTGCTGCGAATCCACTTCACCGCGGAGGACCTGGCCCGGACTCGACTGGCCACGACGGTCGGTGCGGCGGCCGAGACCTATCACAGCCTGGAACTGTTGCACGGCCCGCGCAGACCGCTGCCCTTCCGGGCGTGGCGTGCCGAGGTGGCCGCACGCCTCGAGGCGGCGCCCGGTCCGCTCACCGCGCTGCTGCCCGTCCGCGGCCCGGGCCTGGATCTGCGCACGCTGGTCGGAGACTCGCCCTCCCTCGACGAGGGCATCGAGAACCTGCTCGCGGTGCCCGGCGCGCGATTACGCGCGGAGCTGGCGCACCTGACCTTCGACCCCGCCTACTCGACCTGGGTGCGCGACTTTCTGGACGGTGGCCTCGAACCGCGCCGCGAGTTCGCCGAGGCACTGCGCGCCACCCACGACGTGACGGTCGCACCCTTCCGCGAGCGGGTGCGCTCGCATCTGGAGGCGGCGCGCAGCCGCCTGACCCGCACGTTGCTCGACAGCGGTGTCGAGGGGCTGCTGGCCGGGTTGTACGTGCCGTTCATCCGCTGGAATCCGCCGGTCCTGGAGATCCGGCGGCGCAAGGACCACGACATCGTGCTCGGCGGCCGGGGCCTGGTGATCGCACCGACGCTCTTCGTCTGGCGGGAATCGGTGGTGCTCTGGGACGTCCAGGACGAAACCGCGCCGTACGTGCTGGCCGTGCCCACGGTGCGCGACCTCCGGGACGGCGCGGCGCTGTGGCAGCCCGGTACGGGCGACGACCGCGCGCTCGGCGCCCTCCTGGGGCAGACCCGGGCCGCCGCGCTGACCGTGATCAACGACGGTTGTACGACCACGGAGTTGGCTCGTCGGCTGAACGTCTCGGCGGCGTCCGCGAGCCAACACGCGACCGTGCTGCGGAACGCCCGACTGATCACCACGACCCGCCGGGGCGGCGCGGTCCTGCACGCGCTGACCTCACTGGGCCTGGAACTCCTCGGCGAAAGCCCGCCGCGCACACCCCATCCCGCGCGGACGTGA
- a CDS encoding TetR/AcrR family transcriptional regulator produces MLVWEREEPPSRPVPAPLSRERILGAAIGLADVDGLEAVSLRKVAAALGVGPMRLYGYIATKEELLDLMVDAVHAEIRPVGDGWREVLRSLAETTREAAHRHEWFADLIGGRPRLGPHALARGEAVMAAMGDIGLDIVVPAVDAVDAYVIGAVRREITEWRAERATGMDKRQWQATFGPYLERVFATGRFPALESMVRDGPHPDPDEAFRTGLDFVLDGIEARILS; encoded by the coding sequence ATGTTGGTGTGGGAGCGGGAGGAGCCGCCGAGTCGGCCGGTGCCGGCGCCGTTGAGCCGGGAGCGGATTCTGGGTGCGGCGATCGGGCTGGCCGATGTGGACGGCCTGGAGGCGGTGTCGCTGCGTAAGGTGGCCGCCGCGCTCGGCGTTGGGCCGATGCGGCTGTATGGCTACATCGCCACCAAGGAAGAGTTGCTCGACCTGATGGTCGATGCGGTTCACGCGGAGATTCGGCCGGTCGGAGACGGCTGGCGCGAGGTGCTGCGCTCCCTTGCCGAAACCACCCGCGAGGCCGCTCACCGGCACGAATGGTTCGCCGATCTGATCGGTGGACGACCCCGGCTCGGGCCGCACGCGCTGGCCAGGGGGGAGGCCGTGATGGCCGCGATGGGCGACATCGGCCTGGACATCGTCGTACCGGCGGTCGACGCGGTCGACGCGTACGTGATCGGCGCGGTGCGCCGGGAGATCACCGAGTGGCGCGCCGAGCGGGCCACCGGGATGGACAAGCGGCAGTGGCAGGCCACCTTCGGGCCCTATCTGGAACGGGTCTTCGCCACCGGCCGATTCCCGGCGCTGGAATCGATGGTCCGTGACGGCCCGCACCCGGACCCCGACGAGGCCTTCCGGACGGGCCTCGACTTCGTCCTCGACGGCATCGAGGCCCGCATTTTGAGCTGA